A window of the Brassica napus cultivar Da-Ae chromosome C5, Da-Ae, whole genome shotgun sequence genome harbors these coding sequences:
- the LOC125587496 gene encoding uncharacterized protein LOC125587496, translating into MFGLLKKSKPLQDDVYFPFKTVVEKKQLIFDKRQFASNEFDFVQKQRKRQNRSNDEKWVRSGDRPFTKAKRSNLVVLDQNELKTYASLEKMLHKAIHAIRQLKKKGNTNTSSAPKQQCKSSYLSNSDLKTNEISFDKSKAVKPTSKAHSTRCFKCHRIGHYANKCQKQKPLVTLENENLETEPEKEEPLPIQIPDQTQDLRTNLFEEEGNDVPWFVDQSIGANQHGDQDVLNNLTEVRSSDRTDQTDQAVPRASRLELRLEPRPDDLTDRTTTRLPQPTRHSKTHGRARLSLGREETKDGHAFLSGGPSGQSRKRPYLYPVHPSGSDEPGHLD; encoded by the exons ATGTTCGGACTtctcaaaaaatcaaaaccactacaagatgatgtctactttccttttaaaactgTTGTTGAAAAGAAGCAATTGATTTTTGACAAGAGACAGTTTGCTTCTAACGAATTTGATTTTGTGCAGAAACaaaggaagagacaaaacagGTCCAATGATGAGAAGTGGGTCAGAAGtggtgatcgtcccttcaccaaagccaagagaagcaaccTTGTAGTGCTTGATCAAAACGAGCTTAAAACTTATGCTAGTTTGgagaagatgttgcataaggcaATTCATGCTATCCGACAGctcaaaaagaagggaaacaccAACACTTCTTCGGCACCAAAACAACAATGTAAGTCTTCTTATCtttcaaattctgatttgaaaactaatgagatttcttttgataaaagcaaagctgtgaaacccacaagcaaagctcattccaccaggtgcttcaaatgccataggATCGGTCATTATGCTAACAAGTGTCAAAAGCAAAAaccgttggtgactttggagaatgAGAACCTTGAAACCGAGCCAGAAAAGGAAGAGCCTTTGCCAATTCAAATACCGGACCAAACTCAAG atttgaggacaaatctttttgaagaggaagggaatgatgtgccctggttcgtggatcagtccattggagccaaccagcatggagatcaggacgttctgaacaattTGACCGAGGTTCGTTCATCCGACCGTACCGATCAGACTGACCAAGCCGTTCCGCGTGCGTCCCGATTGGAGCTTCGGCTGGAACcacgtccagacgacctaaCCGACCGAACCACAACCCGTCTTCCCCAACCAACTCGACATTCTAAAACCCACGGTCGAGCCAGACTTAGCTTGGGTcgtgaagaaaccaaagacggacatgcattcttatctggcggaccatccggacagtcccgcaagcgtccttatctttaccccgtgcatccatctggttcggatgaacctggacatcttgactag
- the LOC111206074 gene encoding glutathione S-transferase T3-like, protein MASRKPDMDSTNPYMDSTNPYMDSTNPYSQYRSYVGLLNSQNQQTFPSTVNIGASQIPSFGSQKTEAPAVGSDTPVDRRGRKTWTPSDDEVLISAWLNTSMDTVVGNDQKGGTFWQRVRDYYEASRNVGEGGDANSHTHWKQRWSKINDQTNKFVAAYATAERQISSGQNENDVLKSAHQIFHSDHNTKFTLEHAWCILRHEQKWLSLNTAAQKRKATESFSQATNNNVGDQEMRPEGIKAAKASRNSGKGKAYGDYKSMWDLKMEDLAQKEKLSKLAILDTLLAKKEPLSESEEVVKNKLLALYF, encoded by the coding sequence ATGGCTTCAAGGAAACCTGATATGGATTCAACGAATCCTTATATGGATTCAACGAATCCTTATATGGATTCAACGAATCCATATAGCCAGTATCGTAGTTACGTAGGGCTTCTTAACTCTCAGAATCAACAAACCTTTCCATCTACTGTAAACATTGGAGCCTCACAAATCCCTTCTTTTGGTTCCCAAAAAACTGAGGCTCCTGCTGTAGGTTCAGACACACCAGTGGACCGTCGGGGGAGAAAGACATGGACCCCATCTGATGACGAGGTCCTAATAAGCGCCTGGCTTAATACTTCTATGGACACTGTAGTTGGAAACGACCAAAAGGGAGGAACCTTCTGGCAACGGGTAAGAGATTACTACGAAGCAAGTCGTAATGTTGGTGAGGGTGGTGATGCGAACTCTCATACCCATTGGAAGCAGCGGTGGTCAAAGATCAATGATCAGACCAACAAGTTCGTTGCAGCATACGCTACTGCTGAGAGACAAATCAGTAGTGGACAGAATGAAAACGATGTTCTAAAGTCGGCTCATCAGATCTTCCACTCCGACCACAACACAAAGTTTACACTGGAGCATGCGTGGTGTATCTTGAGGCATGAGCAGAAATGGTTGAGTCTCAACACTGCTGCACAAAAAAGAAAGGCAACTGAGTCCTTTTCGCAAGCTACAAACAACAATGTTGGTGACCAAGAGATGCGGCCCGAAGGTATTAAGGCGGCAAAAGCAAGCAGGAACAGTGGTAAAGGGAAGGCTTATGGAGATTATAAGAGCATGTGGGATCTGAAGATGGAAGATTTGGCACAGAAGGAGAAGCTATCCAAGCTCGCGATTCTTGATACTCTCCTAGCTAAGAAGGAACCACTTAGTGAGAGTGAAGAAGTCGTGAAGAATAAACTCCTTGCCTTGTATTTTTAA
- the LOC106382311 gene encoding uncharacterized protein At4g04775-like has protein sequence MGLDYSYTQPSDSEDYGLRNSTDSGNSSTEMNIMLDQAEIEAAQNQYPLQPEVEFGFPKECYCGREPLLATSYKRNDPGRRFYTCDNIDDGDCHVYKWWDVAVTEEIKALGTHYAQLSDRVDYLSFLSDDDTHMRKFKDLQFDLEQKLLRVERIGCDLARNTSRLFRIACVMVVVVVLIGIGLAARM, from the coding sequence ATGGGTTTGGATTATAGCTACACGCAGCCGTCTGATTCGGAGGATTATGGTTTACGGAACTCAACAGACAGTGGAAACAGCTCGACAGAAATGAATATCATGCTAGACCAAGCAGAGATTGAAGCCGCGCAGAATCAGTACCCTCTGCAGCCTGAAGTGGAGTTTGGCTTCCCCAAGGAATGCTACTGTGGCCGCGAGCCGCTTTTAGCTACTTCTTACAAAAGAAATGACCCGGGGAGAAGGTTCTACACCTGTGACAACATCGACGACGGAGACTGCCATGTATACAAGTGGTGGGATGTCGCGGTTACAGAGGAGATCAAAGCCTTAGGTACACATTATGCTCAGCTTTCTGATAGGGTAGATTACCTTTCGTTTCTAAGTGACGACGACACCCATATGCGCAAGTTTAAGGATCTGCAGTTTGATTTAGAGCAGAAGTTGTTAAGGGTTGAGAGAATTGGTTGTGACTTAGCGAGAAATACATCTAGGTTATTCAGAATTGCTTGTGTTATGGTTGTTGTCGTAGTGCTAATAGGCATTGGACTAGCTGCTCGTATGTAG